The following DNA comes from Bacteroidia bacterium.
GTGTGTTTACCTTTAATCCAAAGGCAAAAGCCAATGACGGGAAATGGTATGCTTTACAGCCCTTAGGAACAGAAGGACAGTATTTAGTGGGTGTAAGTGGAACCCCCAAACCGTATTCACTCACGCAAATTTGTATTCCCATTGGAGTTGGAGTAAAACGCAGATTATCTGAAAAATGGGATTTACGTGTGGAAATAGGAATGCGCAAAGTATTTACAGATTATCTGGATGATGTAAGTGATAAATATGCCAACCCAGAAGAGATGTATAGACAAATGGGAGCTATTGCTTTTGAATTAGCCGATAGAAGTAATTACGTTCGTTCCGCAGCTGACCCTACACAATTAGGGAGAACACTACCTTTTGCCGATAGAGCCAGAGATGGACAAGGCCGTTTACTTTCCGGCTATTGGCAAAATGATATTCGCGGGTTTAAATCCCAAGATGATTGGTATGTGTATTCTTGTGTTTCTGTTTCCTATATCTTGGATTTTGTACGATGCCCAAAATTTGGAAATTAAAAATCTGCTAAAAAAATAGTTTTTTTTTCTTGACTTAGTAAAAAAAACGTTCGTACCTTTGCAGTGCGAAATAAGCGGGAGTAGCTCAGTTGGTAGAGCGCAACCTTGCCAAGGTTGAGGTCGCGAGTTCGAGACTCGTCTCCCGCTCAAGCGGCAATCACGTTGTCGCTTTCGTTTTTGTGCCGAGGTGGTGGAACAGGTAGACACGCAGGACTTAAAATCCTGTCGCCAGAAAAAGGCGGTGCGGGTTCGATTCCCGCCCTCGGTACTACGCTAATTAATTGCAACGCTCCATCAGCAAAAAAATCTGGTTAATAAGCGGAAAATTCCTCTTTACGGTATTAACTTGTGGCGTATTATATTTCCAATTAAAAGACTTTCAGTTTTATCAATATTATCAAAATTTTGATATTTCCCTAAGCTATGTGCTTAGTTTGATACTGACTGCTCTTTTGACTGTGGCCAACATAGCC
Coding sequences within:
- a CDS encoding DUF6089 family protein; protein product: MKKVLIIALTCAWFVAGISSVFSQRGKGYTYFSVGPSLGTTNYKGDLDDDFTLKFTKFGLGAMGYYQFHPHMSLRLNFSQGWMGASDSVTKNFSRNYRNLSFRSPITELSVQLIYDFFGSNRRYKYRRDWTPFAFTGVGVFTFNPKAKANDGKWYALQPLGTEGQYLVGVSGTPKPYSLTQICIPIGVGVKRRLSEKWDLRVEIGMRKVFTDYLDDVSDKYANPEEMYRQMGAIAFELADRSNYVRSAADPTQLGRTLPFADRARDGQGRLLSGYWQNDIRGFKSQDDWYVYSCVSVSYILDFVRCPKFGN